The sequence ATCTCAGCACCTGGAACCTGACGGTCCCAGCCACCACGTCCAATACCCTCATCACTACCGCCCGCCTCAATAACGGCTATTCGAGCCAGTATTTCCGGCGCAATTCGGATGGCAGCATCAGCTTCTGGGTGCCGGTGAACGGCGCGCGCACCGAGGACGCCAGCTATCCCCGCACCGAGCTGCGCGAGACCCAGGCCGACGGCACCTTGAGCTACTGGTACCACGCCAGTGCCGACAACTACCTCAGCGCCGTGCTGTCGGTGGAGCAGGTACCGAGCCAGAACAAGATCGTCATCGGGCAGATCCACAGCAAGGACGAGCCCGGCAGCCAGAACGACCCACTGCTCAAGATCCAGTACCACTACCTGCGCGGCAACGGCCGGATCGAGGCGCTGCTGCGCAAGCGCCCAGGCGACAGCGAAGTGGAGAACATCCTGCTGGCCGAGAACGTCGCCCTCGGCGAGCGCTTCGGCTACGACCTGCGCATCACCCCCACCGGCAAACTGGGCATCACGGTCACCAGCAAGGGCGATAACGGCAACCTCTATCGCCAGCTCAGCGGCTACTGGAGCAAACAGCAGCTCTACTTCAAGGCCGGCGCCTATATCCAGGACAACCATGGGGCGAAGAACGAAGGCGGCCGCGTCACCTTCTACTGGCTCAACGGCCTGCACCGCTGAGATTCAGCCCGAGAATGCCGGGCCATCGGACCGCACAAGAGTAGAATCGGCGCCTTGCCGCTCCCACGCCCGAGGTATCGATGGCCCGCCTGACCCTGAATTTCCCCGAAGACCAGTACTGCTACTCCACCCACCTGACCGTACGCGTCACCGATATCAACGGCGCCAACCACCTGGGCAACGACTCGATGATCTCGATGATTTCCGAAGCCCGGGCGCGCTTCCTGTTCGAGTTCGGCATCAGCGAGACGGCCGAAGACGGCACCGGCATCATCGTCACCGACCTCGCCACCACCTACCGCGCCGAGGCCCACGCCCGCGACCAGTTGCTGTTCGAGGTCGGGGTCATGGACTTCAACAAGTACGGCGGCGACATCACCTTCCGCATCACCCGCCCGGCCGACGGCAAGCTGGTGGCCATGGCCAAGTCCGGCTTCGTTTTCTTCAACTACCACGATGGGCGCGTAGTGCCCATGCCCGAGGGTTTCCGCAGCACCTTCCCGCAGGTCAACTGGCTGGACTGAGCCGATCCGGCTTCAACTCGGTGCAACAGGGTTTCGATCGCCCCGTTTTGAATCAGCCAGGATGCTCATCCAACCCGGCAAAACCGCTCTAGCACGTAGCTTTCGCAGATTGGCCCGGCTCTTGCTCTG is a genomic window of Pseudomonas resinovorans NBRC 106553 containing:
- a CDS encoding polysaccharide lyase family 7 protein, giving the protein MIDLSTWNLTVPATTSNTLITTARLNNGYSSQYFRRNSDGSISFWVPVNGARTEDASYPRTELRETQADGTLSYWYHASADNYLSAVLSVEQVPSQNKIVIGQIHSKDEPGSQNDPLLKIQYHYLRGNGRIEALLRKRPGDSEVENILLAENVALGERFGYDLRITPTGKLGITVTSKGDNGNLYRQLSGYWSKQQLYFKAGAYIQDNHGAKNEGGRVTFYWLNGLHR
- a CDS encoding thioesterase family protein yields the protein MARLTLNFPEDQYCYSTHLTVRVTDINGANHLGNDSMISMISEARARFLFEFGISETAEDGTGIIVTDLATTYRAEAHARDQLLFEVGVMDFNKYGGDITFRITRPADGKLVAMAKSGFVFFNYHDGRVVPMPEGFRSTFPQVNWLD